The genome window GTGGTGCTTCCCACGGGCGCTGGAAAGACCCAAGTGGCGCTCATGGCCATCGACGCCAAGGAGCGCAGCACCCTGGTCGTCGCGCCCACGTTGGACCTGGTTCGCCAGTGGCACGACCAGCTCGAAAACGTCTTCGGGGGGCCGATCGGGGTGATTGGCGGTGGCAGCTATGACGTGCAGTCCCTGACGGTCACGACGTACGATTCGGCCTATCTACACATGGAGCACCTGGGTGCCCGCTTCGGGCTGTTGGTGTTCGACGAATGTCACCACCTGCCGGGCACGTCGTATGCTTTGGCGGCGCGCCTGTCCCTGGCGCCTTTTCGGCTGGGTCTCACCGCCACACCCGAGCGGACCGACGGGCGCGATGCCGACCTGGTGGCCCTCGTGGGTTCCACCGTGTACCGCAAAGACATCGTCGAGCTGTCTGGGCAGTACCTGGCTGACTACGACACCGTTCGCATCACGGTCGACCTGGAGCCAGACGAGCGAAGTGCCTACGAAGAAGCCCGCTCGGAGTATGTCGGGTTCGTCCGCGCCCAGGGCATCTCGATGGCGACTCCCGATGGATGGACGCAATTCATCATCCGCGCGGCACGCTCCGAAGAAGGTCGACGCGCCTTGTCCGCCTACCGCAGACAGCGAGACCTTGCCTTCACGGCGCCTGCCAAACTTGCCTATCTCGAGCGGCTCCTGCACGAGCACCGCCAGGACCGCGTTTTGGTGTTCACCCAGGACAACGCCACCTGCTACAAGGTGGCCCGAACCTTTTTGGTGCCCGCCATCACCCATCACACCAAGGTGAAGGAGCGAAGCCATCTGTTGGCAGCGTTCGCCACGGGCCACTACGGAGTGCTCGTGACCTCAAAGGTGCTCAACGAGGGCGTAGACATTCCCGAGGCCAACGTGGCCGTCGTGCTCTCGGGGAGCGGTTCGGTGCGCGAGCACGTGCAGCGCCTCGGGCGGGTGCTGCGAAAGTCGGCGGGCAAGCGAGCCCTGCTCTACGAAGTGGTCACGGGAGGTACCTCCGAGGCGCGCACCAGTGAACGCAGGAGGGATCACGTTGCTTACCGTTGAGCACGTTCACACGCGCCGACGCGGCGACGAGCTTACCGTGGTCAAGCTCGAGGGGGCGAGGCGCACGCGGGCGTTCGACATGGCGGCAACCTATGCCGACTTGGCGCGTGCACACCTGGGTCAAGACCAGCAAACCTTCTCCTTCGCGTGCAAGGCCGTGACCGCAGGATTTGGTGCCGCGGACCGAAGGCTCGCCGACGGCCTCTTGAAGTTGGTGCTCGACCGGTGCGTGTTCGAGGAGGAAACGCAGCTCGACGCCGCTGCGGTGCGCGCCTTGGTGTTCGGCCGTGCGGCCGCGGCCCGACGGGACGCTACCCTTGCCCCCTTC of Myxococcales bacterium contains these proteins:
- a CDS encoding DEAD/DEAH box helicase family protein, with amino-acid sequence MEDAPTVDLRFRGGTLELRRWTREDLALPSAWVYDERAACHRAPALAYAETIRFLIANRVAYADDARAYPNLERAARVHREPRPYQAEALQAWTRAGGRGVVVLPTGAGKTQVALMAIDAKERSTLVVAPTLDLVRQWHDQLENVFGGPIGVIGGGSYDVQSLTVTTYDSAYLHMEHLGARFGLLVFDECHHLPGTSYALAARLSLAPFRLGLTATPERTDGRDADLVALVGSTVYRKDIVELSGQYLADYDTVRITVDLEPDERSAYEEARSEYVGFVRAQGISMATPDGWTQFIIRAARSEEGRRALSAYRRQRDLAFTAPAKLAYLERLLHEHRQDRVLVFTQDNATCYKVARTFLVPAITHHTKVKERSHLLAAFATGHYGVLVTSKVLNEGVDIPEANVAVVLSGSGSVREHVQRLGRVLRKSAGKRALLYEVVTGGTSEARTSERRRDHVAYR